The Streptomyces sp. NBC_01197 genome window below encodes:
- a CDS encoding ParA family protein: MNESTFTPGGGRSGTPARGHGPAGHEAVGSVAVRASVSHQTHPHMTTAHQSMDGLHVNARAGDRSGDTTTHLAVYNEVPEGHFYDPDAEYEPDPEYAATLAPDAARQRRERIGPTGRPLPYFPIPGPLTDHGPAKIIAMCNQKGGVGKTTSTINLGAALAEYGRRVLLVDFDPQGALSVGLGVNPMELDLTVYNLLMERGMAADDVLLKTAVPNMDLLPSNIDLSAAEVQLVSEVARESTLQRALKPLMQDYDYIVIDCQPSLGLLTVNALTAAHKVIVPLECEFFALRGVALLTETIEKVQERLNPDLELDGILATMYDSRTVHSREVLARVVEAFDNHVYHTVIGRTVRFPETTVAGEPITTYASNSVGAAAYRQLAREVLARCHAE; encoded by the coding sequence GTGAATGAGTCGACATTTACTCCCGGGGGTGGTCGATCAGGAACGCCTGCTCGGGGCCACGGCCCTGCGGGGCACGAGGCTGTCGGCTCCGTCGCTGTCCGTGCCTCCGTGAGCCACCAGACCCACCCGCACATGACGACAGCCCACCAGAGTATGGACGGCCTACACGTGAACGCCAGGGCCGGCGACCGGAGTGGCGATACGACCACCCATCTCGCCGTCTACAACGAGGTACCCGAGGGTCACTTCTACGACCCCGACGCCGAGTACGAGCCCGACCCGGAGTACGCGGCCACGCTCGCCCCGGACGCTGCCCGCCAGCGCCGCGAGCGGATCGGCCCGACCGGACGGCCGCTGCCGTACTTCCCGATCCCAGGACCGCTGACCGATCACGGTCCCGCCAAGATCATCGCGATGTGCAACCAGAAGGGCGGCGTGGGCAAGACCACGTCGACCATCAACCTGGGCGCCGCCCTCGCGGAGTACGGACGGCGGGTGCTGCTGGTCGACTTCGACCCGCAGGGCGCGCTCTCCGTCGGTCTCGGTGTGAACCCGATGGAGCTCGACCTCACCGTCTACAACCTGCTCATGGAGCGGGGCATGGCGGCGGACGACGTCCTGCTCAAGACCGCAGTGCCCAATATGGACCTGCTGCCCAGCAACATCGACCTGTCGGCCGCCGAAGTGCAGCTCGTCAGCGAGGTGGCCCGGGAGTCCACGCTCCAGCGCGCGCTCAAGCCGCTGATGCAGGACTACGACTACATCGTGATCGACTGCCAGCCGTCGCTCGGTCTGCTGACCGTGAACGCGCTGACGGCCGCGCACAAGGTCATCGTGCCGCTGGAGTGCGAGTTCTTCGCGCTGCGCGGGGTGGCCCTGCTGACCGAGACCATCGAGAAGGTCCAGGAGCGGCTCAACCCCGACCTGGAGCTCGACGGGATCCTGGCCACGATGTACGACTCCCGTACGGTGCACAGCCGCGAAGTGCTCGCCCGTGTCGTCGAAGCCTTCGACAACCACGTGTACCACACAGTCATCGGCCGGACCGTGCGCTTCCCGGAGACCACGGTCGCCGGTGAGCCCATCACGACGTACGCCTCCAACTCGGTCGGCGCGGCCGCCTATCGTCAGCTCGCCAGGGAGGTGCTCGCCCGGTGTCACGCCGAGTGA
- the ald gene encoding alanine dehydrogenase, with the protein MLVGIPREVKNNEFRVAITPAGVHELVRHGHQVVIEQSAGLGSAITDEEYVAAGARILPTADEVWAAADLLLKVKEPIAEEYHRLRKDQTLFTYLHLAASRACTDALLESGTTAIAYETVETANRQLPLLAPMSEVAGRLAPQVGAYHLMRSAGGRGVLPGGVPGTAAGEAVVIGGGVSGWNATQIAIGMGFHVTLLDKDINKLREADRIFGTKVQTIVSNAFELEKAVVAADLVIGAVLIPGAKAPKLVTNALVAKMKPGSVLVDIAIDQGGCFEDSRPTTHAEPTFQVHNSVFYCVANMPGAVPSTSTYALTNATLPYIVELANRGWEDALRRDPALALGLNTHDGQVVYRSVAEDLGLPHIELSTLLG; encoded by the coding sequence GTGCTGGTCGGCATCCCCCGCGAGGTCAAGAACAACGAGTTCCGGGTGGCCATCACCCCGGCAGGCGTGCACGAGCTGGTGCGCCATGGACATCAGGTCGTCATCGAGCAGAGCGCGGGCCTCGGCTCTGCGATCACCGACGAGGAGTACGTGGCCGCAGGCGCGCGCATCCTCCCCACCGCCGACGAGGTGTGGGCCGCCGCTGATCTGCTGCTGAAGGTCAAGGAGCCGATCGCCGAGGAGTACCACCGCCTCCGCAAGGACCAGACGCTCTTCACCTACCTGCACCTCGCCGCTTCCCGCGCGTGCACGGACGCCCTGCTGGAGTCCGGCACCACCGCCATCGCGTACGAGACGGTCGAGACGGCGAACCGCCAGCTGCCGCTGCTCGCCCCGATGTCGGAGGTGGCCGGCCGGCTCGCCCCGCAGGTCGGCGCGTACCACCTGATGCGCTCGGCGGGCGGCCGTGGTGTGCTGCCCGGCGGTGTGCCCGGTACGGCGGCGGGCGAGGCTGTCGTCATCGGCGGCGGCGTCTCCGGCTGGAACGCCACGCAGATCGCCATCGGCATGGGCTTCCACGTCACCCTGCTGGACAAGGACATCAACAAGCTCCGCGAGGCGGACCGGATCTTCGGCACCAAGGTGCAGACGATCGTCTCGAACGCCTTCGAGCTGGAGAAGGCTGTCGTCGCCGCCGACCTCGTCATCGGCGCCGTGCTCATCCCCGGGGCCAAGGCGCCGAAGCTCGTCACCAACGCGCTCGTCGCCAAGATGAAGCCCGGAAGTGTACTTGTCGACATTGCGATTGATCAGGGCGGCTGCTTCGAGGACTCCCGTCCGACCACGCACGCCGAGCCGACCTTCCAGGTCCACAACTCGGTGTTCTACTGTGTGGCGAATATGCCGGGCGCGGTGCCGAGTACGTCGACTTATGCCCTCACCAACGCCACGCTCCCGTACATCGTGGAGCTCGCCAACCGGGGCTGGGAGGACGCCCTGCGCCGTGACCCCGCGCTCGCGCTGGGCCTCAACACGCATGACGGGCAGGTCGTTTACCGCTCGGTCGCCGAGGACCTCGGTCTTCCGCACATCGAACTGAGCACCTTGCTCGGCTGA